The Nostoc sp. PCC 7524 nucleotide sequence TCAGCCATCTGTTGTTGTCCAGGGCGCAAAGTCTTGCGAATGTCTAAAATTTTCTCTTGTAAAGCCGCCACCAGTGAAGGTTGAGCCGATGGCGATGCAGTAGCAGTAACATTACTTTCTAGCATAGCTGTATGGAGCGAAGAAGCAAGGGATAAAAACTAATAACTATTGACTGTGGACTATTGACTATTACCCACACCTAACTGTCTTTAATTTAGATAAAATCACTATGGTGATACTTAACCTAATCTAAACCTAATGGAAATTGCCCGCTCACAAAATCCCCAATCATCGTTTCAACGTCCTGAAATCCTTGCACCTGCTGGTAACTGGGAGTGTGCTAAAGCGGCTGTAGAAAATGGGGCGGATGCAATTTATTTTGGTTTAGATCGGTTTAATGCCAGAATGCGGGCGCAAAATTTTACTGAGGCGGATTTACCTCAATTAATGGCATTTCTGCACCGTCGAGGTGTAAAGGGTTATGTCACTGTCAATACCCTAATTTTCCCTAAAGAATTAGCCCAAGCACAGCAATATCTCCGGACAATTATTGCTGCTGGGGTGGATGCGATCATCGTTCAAGATGTGGGGATTTGTCGTCTGATACGTCATCTATCACCGGATTTTCCGATTCACTCCTCTACGCAAATGACAATCACCAGTGCGGCTGGAGTAGACTTTGCTAAGTCTCTCGGTTGTCATTTAGTGGTGCTGGCGCGTGAATGTTCCCTCAAAGAAATTAACAAAATTCAGCAGCAGATTGCCCAACGTTCAGCGACTTTACCGCTAGAGGTATTTGTTCACGGTGCTTTATGTGTGGCTTATTCCGGGCAATGTTTAACCAGTGAAGCTTTAGGTGGACGTTCCGCAAATCGGGGTGAATGCGCTCAAGCTTGCCGGATGCCCTATGATTTAATCGCTGATGGGGAAATTGTAGACTTAGGCGATCGCAAATATTTACTCAGTCCCCAAGATTTAGCCGGGTTGGAAGTATTACCAGAGTTAGTCAAGTCCGGCGTAACCAGTCTCAAAATTGAAGGTCGGCTGAAAGCGCCAGAGTATGTTGCTAATGTCACCCGTGTTTATCGCCAAGCATTAGATCGGGTGATGGAAAAATTGCAAAAACCTAACCCCTTAACCCCCTTCCCTACTAGGGAAGGGGGAATAAAAGCTACCCTGGCTGTGTCGGAGAGAGAGCGGAGGAGAGGTCAAGAAAGCTACAACTTGGAGATGGCGTTTTCTCGTGGACTTTATACGGGTTGGTTTGAGGGGATTAATAATCAAGAGTTGGTTCATGCGCGATTTGGGAAAAAGCGGGGGGTTTATTTAGGTGAAGTTATCCGCATTCGCAATGAACAGGTGATAGTGAGGCTAGAAGCACCCCTGAAAGCTGGGGATGGAGTGGTGTTTGACTGTGGTCATCCAGAGGCTAGGGAAGAAGGTGGTCGAGTTTATGGAGTCATACAGAAAGGTGAAGATGCAGTTTTAACCTTTGGACGAGGTGATTTGAACTTCCGCCGGATTCATGTCGGTGATAAGCTGTGGAAAACCAGCGACCCGGAATTAGATAAACAACTGCGTCAGAGTTTTGCCGGGGATAATCCCCAATTTCAGCGTCCGATTGACGTGGAAGTTTATGGAGAGGTGGGTGAGTTATTGGTGGCGATCGCACGCGATGAACTTGGTAACATCATACAGGTACAATCAGAAATTTTACTGGTAGAAGCACACACCAAACCTCTAGATACAGACCGCCTCAAAGAACAGTTTGGTCGTTTGGGTAACACCCCTTTCTGTTTGGGAACATTAACTAATCATCTCAGTGGCGCTGTGATGTTACCCGTGAGTGAATTAAACCGGATGCGCCGAGAAATCGTCACCCAGTTAGAAGACTTACGCAGCCAACCCCAACGCTGGCAATTAAATCATCACGCCTCCTTCCAAGACCTACTTCCCCCTAAATCCCCCACATCCCCCACATCCCCCACACTCATCGTCCTAGTCCGCAACCTCAAACAACTCCAAGCCGCCCTCAAAACTGGTGTAGAAACCCTTTACTGTGAATTTGAAGACCCCCGTGCCTATCGGGAAGCAGTCAGGTTAGTAAATGAAGTGAGACAAGGGCGACAAGGTAGCACTTCCCCCACCTTGCGAGAAGCTAACACTACATCTCCCCCCTCCCCACTCCCCACTCCCCACTCCCCACTCCCCAGCATCTGGGTCGCTCCTCCCCGCATTACCAAACCTGGGGAAAACTGGATTTTGCAACAAGTCCGGGCTTCTCAAGCAGATGGCTATCTGGTGAGGAACTACGACCAACTAGAGTTTTTCGCCGCAGACCATTGTATTGGTGATTTCTCTCTTAACGTTGCCAACCCCTTAACAGCAGGCTATTTCAAACAGCATTTTGGTTTGGAACGGCTAACAGCATCCTATGACTTGAACGTTAACCAACTGGAAGATTTACTCACAAGTTGTTCACCCCAATGGTTTGAGGTGACAATTCATCAACATATGCCAATGTTCCATATGGAACACTGCGTTTTTTGTGCTTTTCTCTCGGCAGGGACAGACTATACAAACTGTGGCAGACCTTGTGAAAAACATGAAGTGAAATTAAGAGACCGAGTAGGCAGTGAACACATTTTGCTAGCAGATACAGGTTGCCGCAACACTGTATTTAATGGTACTGCCCAAACTGGAGCAGAATACGTACAGCGCCTGATAGACTTGGGATTGGGTCAGTTCCGCATTGAATTTGTCAATGAAACCCCAGAACAGGTGAGTAAAATCATACAGCGTTATCAACAATTACTCCAAGGTGAAATTACAGGTTCTCAACTCTGGCGCGAGTTGAAATTACACAATCAACTGGGTGTCACTCGTGGCCCTATGGGCGTGGCTACGGCTGGTATTCATTAGGTGACAGGTGATAGGTGACAGGTGACAGTAGACCTCTTGCACGAATCAAGAAAACAGGGCAAGTTCATAGTTGAGAAGCCAGGCAATCAAGTTGCAACGTAGACCAAAACGTTTTCTGCGATTACGATATTATTCTTTGAGGATGCGAAAAATCTTCAATCGGCGGTTGATATGTTCACCAACAACACGTAGTTGAGCTAAATTGCGATTATGCTGACGTTCAGGAGTGGATAAATTACGTAAATTTCTTACTCATTACTCATTACTCATTACTCATTACTCATTACTCATTACTCATTACTCATTACTCATTACTCATTACTCATTACTCATGATGTACCTCACTTACTTCAAAAATGCTGTAAATCAAAACATTACATAAAACCATGTAGAGATGTAGCAATGCTATGTCTCTACATGGTGTTTCGGAAATGCTTATTTGTCTATTGACACACCAACATCGGTGGAGCCGATCGCAATACTGCATCTAGTAACCCTGGAAACAGTGCTTCTAAATCTTCTTTCCTTAACTTGTTAATGTGCTGTGTCCCTTCCTTACGGCTCAAGACAACCCCTGACTCTCTGAGGATTTTAAAATGATTAGACATAGTAGACTTCGCGATCGCAAAATCAAAGTCAGCACAACATTGTTCTCCCTTGGTGGCTAGCAATCTCACAATCTCTAGCCGTACAGGATCACCAAGTGCATACAGCACTCCTGGTAAAGATATATTTTTTCGGTCTGGATGATATAAAAATTTCATATTTGCATTATCTCTTAAATTGACGTATATTTTAATTATTCGATATTATCGAACAAATGAATTAAATCAGGAGGACAACTATGTCATCCGTCACAAATGTTACAGAAGCCACATTTAAACAAGAAGTGCTGGACAGTGAAATTCCAGTATTGGTGGATTTTTGGGCCCCTTGGTGTGGGCCTTGTCGGATGGTAGCCCCAGTTGTCGATGAAGTTGCTAGCGAATACGCAGGACAGGTAAAGGTGGTGAAGCTGAACACAGATCAAAATCCCACTGTTGCCAGTCATTATGGAATTCGTAGCATTCCTACACTAATGGTATTTAAGGGGGGGCGGCAAGTCAGTACAGTTGTGGGGGCAGTTGCCAAAACCAGTCTGACTAAAACTTTAGTACAGCATATTCAGCAAGAGTAATACATCTGGTGGGCAATGCCCACCTCTACAAAATGAAAGGCAATAGGCACTCTTGCAATAGGTAATAGGCAATAGCCAATTGTGACTAAATTGCTATACTCTACTGGCAGAGCAGCTGGAATTAAAGAAGTTTTCACTACTGAATATGAAACAAGATGCTGAGGCTAGTGTTTTGACTAAAAACTCAGAAATCTTGCAGAGCTTCATGTCGTTAAATCCAACAATCTTAGGAGAATCTCATGAGTACAATCACCCAAATTCAACCTCTAGATGTACCTAAAGCTATTATTCAACGTCGCTCAATCAAAACTTTTAAAACCGATTCCATAGCGCCAGAACTGCTCAAACAATTAGTAGAGTTAACCGTAGCTGCACCTAGTAGTTTTAATATCCAAGACTGGCGGATCATTCTGGTTCAAGATGAGGCGCAAAAAGCGGCTTTATCAGCTGCCTCTTGGAATCAAAAGCAAATTATTGAAGCTCCAGTTACCTTTGTTTTCGCAGCCGATCCCACCGTTGGAGAAGGAGACTTAACCCCAGTATTTGAAAAAGCGTTGCAAACTGGCGCGTGGAACGAAGGCACTGTCAATTATTTTAAAAATGCTATTCCCCAATTTCAAGCAGGCTTAGGAGACAAACGCCGAGAATATGCCATTAAAGACGCAATGATTGCCGCGACTCATTTAGTCCTAGCCGCAGAAAGCCTGGGACTATCTACCTGTTTTATGAATGGTTGGATTGAAGAGAAAGTCAAAGAAGTAATTGGTGCAGCCGAAAATCCTGATTTAGCGATCGCAGTTTTAGTTCCTGTAGGCTATGCTGCCGAACCCCGCTTAGATCCCGGTCGCTTGCCATTATCTTACAACGTTTCTATAGACACAATTAATCATCCCTATCAAGGGTAATTTGCGAGTGCTGAGTCGGGAGTGGGGAGTATAAGGATAATTTCAATTATTATTTGTTCTCCTCATTCCCAGTCCCCAGCGCCCTTTCAAGGGACTTCCAGAGAAAACAATATTCCAAATGTAGGGTGCGTCAGTATGAATAATTTTTCGGTGTAGTTAGGTTTTCTGACACTGACACACCCTACTAAACTGTCAATTCTGGATAATTTATTTTTTGGTATTCCCCAACCAGGAGACATCACCATGATTGACCTATATTATTGGACAACACCTAACGGCCACAAAATCACTGTTTTTTTAGAAGAAGTCGGTTTACCTTACAACATCATCCCTATCAATATCGGCGCTGGCGACCAGTTTAAGCCAGAGTTTCTCAAGATTTCCCCCAATAATCGTATCCCAGCCATTGTTGACCATGAACCAACAGGAGGGGGTGAACCAATTTCTGTGTTTGAATCTGGTGCGATTTTGTTGTATTTGGCGGAAAAAACCGAGAAATTAATCCCCCAAAACCTGCGGGGACGCATGGAAGTTTTGCAATGGCTATTCTGGCAAATGGGGGGTTTAGGGCCGATGGCTGGACAAAATCACCACTTTAGCCAGTATGCGCCTGAAAAGATTGAGTATGCTATTAACCGCTACGTCAATGAAACAGCACGTTTATATGCCGTGTTAGATAAGCGATTAGCAGATAGAGAATTTGTTGCTGGGGATTACTCCATTGCAGATATCGCGGCTTATCCTTGGATAGTACCCCATGAGCGTCAAAGCCAAAACTTGGATAATTTCCCCAACCTCAAGCGTTGGTTTGAAGCAATTCAAGCGCGTCCAGCCGTAATTCGCGC carries:
- a CDS encoding U32 family peptidase — translated: MEIARSQNPQSSFQRPEILAPAGNWECAKAAVENGADAIYFGLDRFNARMRAQNFTEADLPQLMAFLHRRGVKGYVTVNTLIFPKELAQAQQYLRTIIAAGVDAIIVQDVGICRLIRHLSPDFPIHSSTQMTITSAAGVDFAKSLGCHLVVLARECSLKEINKIQQQIAQRSATLPLEVFVHGALCVAYSGQCLTSEALGGRSANRGECAQACRMPYDLIADGEIVDLGDRKYLLSPQDLAGLEVLPELVKSGVTSLKIEGRLKAPEYVANVTRVYRQALDRVMEKLQKPNPLTPFPTREGGIKATLAVSERERRRGQESYNLEMAFSRGLYTGWFEGINNQELVHARFGKKRGVYLGEVIRIRNEQVIVRLEAPLKAGDGVVFDCGHPEAREEGGRVYGVIQKGEDAVLTFGRGDLNFRRIHVGDKLWKTSDPELDKQLRQSFAGDNPQFQRPIDVEVYGEVGELLVAIARDELGNIIQVQSEILLVEAHTKPLDTDRLKEQFGRLGNTPFCLGTLTNHLSGAVMLPVSELNRMRREIVTQLEDLRSQPQRWQLNHHASFQDLLPPKSPTSPTSPTLIVLVRNLKQLQAALKTGVETLYCEFEDPRAYREAVRLVNEVRQGRQGSTSPTLREANTTSPPSPLPTPHSPLPSIWVAPPRITKPGENWILQQVRASQADGYLVRNYDQLEFFAADHCIGDFSLNVANPLTAGYFKQHFGLERLTASYDLNVNQLEDLLTSCSPQWFEVTIHQHMPMFHMEHCVFCAFLSAGTDYTNCGRPCEKHEVKLRDRVGSEHILLADTGCRNTVFNGTAQTGAEYVQRLIDLGLGQFRIEFVNETPEQVSKIIQRYQQLLQGEITGSQLWRELKLHNQLGVTRGPMGVATAGIH
- a CDS encoding ArsR/SmtB family transcription factor encodes the protein MKFLYHPDRKNISLPGVLYALGDPVRLEIVRLLATKGEQCCADFDFAIAKSTMSNHFKILRESGVVLSRKEGTQHINKLRKEDLEALFPGLLDAVLRSAPPMLVCQ
- the trxA gene encoding thioredoxin yields the protein MSSVTNVTEATFKQEVLDSEIPVLVDFWAPWCGPCRMVAPVVDEVASEYAGQVKVVKLNTDQNPTVASHYGIRSIPTLMVFKGGRQVSTVVGAVAKTSLTKTLVQHIQQE
- a CDS encoding nitroreductase family protein, with protein sequence MSTITQIQPLDVPKAIIQRRSIKTFKTDSIAPELLKQLVELTVAAPSSFNIQDWRIILVQDEAQKAALSAASWNQKQIIEAPVTFVFAADPTVGEGDLTPVFEKALQTGAWNEGTVNYFKNAIPQFQAGLGDKRREYAIKDAMIAATHLVLAAESLGLSTCFMNGWIEEKVKEVIGAAENPDLAIAVLVPVGYAAEPRLDPGRLPLSYNVSIDTINHPYQG
- a CDS encoding glutathione binding-like protein, with product MIDLYYWTTPNGHKITVFLEEVGLPYNIIPINIGAGDQFKPEFLKISPNNRIPAIVDHEPTGGGEPISVFESGAILLYLAEKTEKLIPQNLRGRMEVLQWLFWQMGGLGPMAGQNHHFSQYAPEKIEYAINRYVNETARLYAVLDKRLADREFVAGDYSIADIAAYPWIVPHERQSQNLDNFPNLKRWFEAIQARPAVIRAYEKAEAFKNQALDIEKSRNVLFNQSVNTVRS